From Desmodus rotundus isolate HL8 chromosome 12, HLdesRot8A.1, whole genome shotgun sequence, one genomic window encodes:
- the LOC112319959 gene encoding cell adhesion molecule CEACAM6 isoform X2, with product MEALSAAAHRGRVPWQGLLLAVSLLSFWSPPTTAQLTIASTSAAEGDDVLLLVLNVPANLGRWDWYRGKRTDNKQKIGAYVIETQAMLPGPENSGRERIHLNGSLMFQKVTLKDTGYYTVQITMKDLNRDTATGQLRVYAVLPKPSITSNNSNPEEHKDPVLLTCGPETQDTTYLWMINSESLQDSSRLELSEDNRTLTLLHVTRNDTGPYECETRNPVSAGRSDPFFLHVLYGPDDPSISPSDPHYLQGANLRLSCHAASNPPAQYSWLINGRPQQPTQELFIPNITANDSGSYTCLAHNSVTGLSRTTVRMITVTEKNYTGSSAGTIAGIMIGVLILLALGTSLGYFLYRRRTWRSSDPQGLREHRPPASTPGSPPQHQDSCAPYLRTYCTQAQTCTAASAPELTGLLSSSGSCSSRAVGRGQPETQTLGVGEGGSRPGT from the exons ATGGAGGCCCTCTCAGCCGCGGCTCACAGAGGGCGAGTCCCCTGGCAGGGGCTCCTGCTGGCCG TCTCACTCTTATCCTTCTGGAGCCCGCCCACCACTGCCCAACTCACTATTGCATCGACCAGTGCTGCTGAAGGGGATGATGTGCTTCTCCTGGTCCTCAATGTGCCTGCGAACCTTGGAAGGTGGGACTGGTACAGAGGCAAACGTacagacaacaaacaaaaaattggaGCATATGTAATAGAGACTCAGGCAATGCTCCCCGGGCCAGAAAACAGCGGTCGAGAGAGAATACACCTCAATGGATCCCTGATGTTCCAGAAGGTCACCCTGAAGGACACAGGATACTACACTGTACAAATCACAATGAAAGATTTGAATAGAGACACAGCTACTGGACAGCTCCGAGTGTATG CGGTGTTACCCAAACCCAGCATCACGAGCAACAACTCTAACCCTGAGGAGCACAAGGACCCTGTTCTGTTAACATGTGGACCTGAGACTCAGGACACAACCTACCTGTGGATGATCAACAGTGAGAGCCTCCAGGACAGCTCCAGGCTGGAGCTGTCCGAGGACAACAGGACTCTCACTTTGCTCCATGTCACAAGGAATGATACAGGACCCTATGAGTGTGAAACCCGGAACCCAGTGAGTGCCGGCCGCAGTGACCCATTCTTCCTCCATGTTCTCT ATGGCCCGGACGACCCTTCCATTTCCCCCTCGGACCCCCATTATCTACAAGGGGCAAACCTCAGACTCTCCTGCCACGCAGCCTCTAACCCACCTGCACAGTATTCTTGGCTTATCAATGGGAGACCCCAGCAACCCACACAGGAGCTCTTCATCCCCAACATCACTGCGAATGACAGTGGGTCCTACACCTGCCTCGCCCATAACTCTGTCACTGGCCTCAGTAGGACCACAGTCAGGATGATCACAGTGACTG AAAAAAACTACACGGGCTCCTCCGCGGGGACCATCGCTGGCATCATGATTGGGGTCCTCATCCTGCTGGCACTGGGGACCTCCCTGGGGTATTTCCTGTACCGCAGGAGGACTTGGAG ATCCAGTGACCCACAAGGCCTCAGAGAGCACCGACCCCCAGCGTCCACCCCTG GGTCCCCTCCCCAGCACCAGGACAGCTGTGCCCCATATTTGAG GACTTACTGCACCCAAGCACAGACTTGTACTGCCGCATCAGCCCCAGAGCTGACGGGGCTTcttagttcctctgggtcctgctcctccagggctgtggggaggggtcaaCCTGAGACCCAGAcactgggggtaggggagggggggTCTAGACCTGGAACCTGA
- the LOC112319959 gene encoding cell adhesion molecule CEACAM6 isoform X3, translated as MEALSAAAHRGRVPWQGLLLAVSLLSFWSPPTTAQLTIASTSAAEGDDVLLLVLNVPANLGRWDWYRGKRTDNKQKIGAYVIETQAMLPGPENSGRERIHLNGSLMFQKVTLKDTGYYTVQITMKDLNRDTATGQLRVYAVLPKPSITSNNSNPEEHKDPVLLTCGPETQDTTYLWMINSESLQDSSRLELSEDNRTLTLLHVTRNDTGPYECETRNPVSAGRSDPFFLHVLYGPDDPSISPSDPHYLQGANLRLSCHAASNPPAQYSWLINGRPQQPTQELFIPNITANDSGSYTCLAHNSVTGLSRTTVRMITVTAEKNYTGSSAGTIAGIMIGVLILLALGTSLGYFLYRRRTWRSSDPQGLREHRPPASTPGQGPSGASTSSGPLPSTRTAVPHI; from the exons ATGGAGGCCCTCTCAGCCGCGGCTCACAGAGGGCGAGTCCCCTGGCAGGGGCTCCTGCTGGCCG TCTCACTCTTATCCTTCTGGAGCCCGCCCACCACTGCCCAACTCACTATTGCATCGACCAGTGCTGCTGAAGGGGATGATGTGCTTCTCCTGGTCCTCAATGTGCCTGCGAACCTTGGAAGGTGGGACTGGTACAGAGGCAAACGTacagacaacaaacaaaaaattggaGCATATGTAATAGAGACTCAGGCAATGCTCCCCGGGCCAGAAAACAGCGGTCGAGAGAGAATACACCTCAATGGATCCCTGATGTTCCAGAAGGTCACCCTGAAGGACACAGGATACTACACTGTACAAATCACAATGAAAGATTTGAATAGAGACACAGCTACTGGACAGCTCCGAGTGTATG CGGTGTTACCCAAACCCAGCATCACGAGCAACAACTCTAACCCTGAGGAGCACAAGGACCCTGTTCTGTTAACATGTGGACCTGAGACTCAGGACACAACCTACCTGTGGATGATCAACAGTGAGAGCCTCCAGGACAGCTCCAGGCTGGAGCTGTCCGAGGACAACAGGACTCTCACTTTGCTCCATGTCACAAGGAATGATACAGGACCCTATGAGTGTGAAACCCGGAACCCAGTGAGTGCCGGCCGCAGTGACCCATTCTTCCTCCATGTTCTCT ATGGCCCGGACGACCCTTCCATTTCCCCCTCGGACCCCCATTATCTACAAGGGGCAAACCTCAGACTCTCCTGCCACGCAGCCTCTAACCCACCTGCACAGTATTCTTGGCTTATCAATGGGAGACCCCAGCAACCCACACAGGAGCTCTTCATCCCCAACATCACTGCGAATGACAGTGGGTCCTACACCTGCCTCGCCCATAACTCTGTCACTGGCCTCAGTAGGACCACAGTCAGGATGATCACAGTGACTG cAGAAAAAAACTACACGGGCTCCTCCGCGGGGACCATCGCTGGCATCATGATTGGGGTCCTCATCCTGCTGGCACTGGGGACCTCCCTGGGGTATTTCCTGTACCGCAGGAGGACTTGGAG ATCCAGTGACCCACAAGGCCTCAGAGAGCACCGACCCCCAGCGTCCACCCCTG GCCAGGGTCCCTCTGGAGCCTCCACCTCCTCG GGTCCCCTCCCCAGCACCAGGACAGCTGTGCCCCATATTTGA
- the LOC112319959 gene encoding cell adhesion molecule CEACAM6 isoform X1, whose protein sequence is MEALSAAAHRGRVPWQGLLLAVSLLSFWSPPTTAQLTIASTSAAEGDDVLLLVLNVPANLGRWDWYRGKRTDNKQKIGAYVIETQAMLPGPENSGRERIHLNGSLMFQKVTLKDTGYYTVQITMKDLNRDTATGQLRVYAVLPKPSITSNNSNPEEHKDPVLLTCGPETQDTTYLWMINSESLQDSSRLELSEDNRTLTLLHVTRNDTGPYECETRNPVSAGRSDPFFLHVLYGPDDPSISPSDPHYLQGANLRLSCHAASNPPAQYSWLINGRPQQPTQELFIPNITANDSGSYTCLAHNSVTGLSRTTVRMITVTAEKNYTGSSAGTIAGIMIGVLILLALGTSLGYFLYRRRTWRSSDPQGLREHRPPASTPGSPPQHQDSCAPYLRTYCTQAQTCTAASAPELTGLLSSSGSCSSRAVGRGQPETQTLGVGEGGSRPGT, encoded by the exons ATGGAGGCCCTCTCAGCCGCGGCTCACAGAGGGCGAGTCCCCTGGCAGGGGCTCCTGCTGGCCG TCTCACTCTTATCCTTCTGGAGCCCGCCCACCACTGCCCAACTCACTATTGCATCGACCAGTGCTGCTGAAGGGGATGATGTGCTTCTCCTGGTCCTCAATGTGCCTGCGAACCTTGGAAGGTGGGACTGGTACAGAGGCAAACGTacagacaacaaacaaaaaattggaGCATATGTAATAGAGACTCAGGCAATGCTCCCCGGGCCAGAAAACAGCGGTCGAGAGAGAATACACCTCAATGGATCCCTGATGTTCCAGAAGGTCACCCTGAAGGACACAGGATACTACACTGTACAAATCACAATGAAAGATTTGAATAGAGACACAGCTACTGGACAGCTCCGAGTGTATG CGGTGTTACCCAAACCCAGCATCACGAGCAACAACTCTAACCCTGAGGAGCACAAGGACCCTGTTCTGTTAACATGTGGACCTGAGACTCAGGACACAACCTACCTGTGGATGATCAACAGTGAGAGCCTCCAGGACAGCTCCAGGCTGGAGCTGTCCGAGGACAACAGGACTCTCACTTTGCTCCATGTCACAAGGAATGATACAGGACCCTATGAGTGTGAAACCCGGAACCCAGTGAGTGCCGGCCGCAGTGACCCATTCTTCCTCCATGTTCTCT ATGGCCCGGACGACCCTTCCATTTCCCCCTCGGACCCCCATTATCTACAAGGGGCAAACCTCAGACTCTCCTGCCACGCAGCCTCTAACCCACCTGCACAGTATTCTTGGCTTATCAATGGGAGACCCCAGCAACCCACACAGGAGCTCTTCATCCCCAACATCACTGCGAATGACAGTGGGTCCTACACCTGCCTCGCCCATAACTCTGTCACTGGCCTCAGTAGGACCACAGTCAGGATGATCACAGTGACTG cAGAAAAAAACTACACGGGCTCCTCCGCGGGGACCATCGCTGGCATCATGATTGGGGTCCTCATCCTGCTGGCACTGGGGACCTCCCTGGGGTATTTCCTGTACCGCAGGAGGACTTGGAG ATCCAGTGACCCACAAGGCCTCAGAGAGCACCGACCCCCAGCGTCCACCCCTG GGTCCCCTCCCCAGCACCAGGACAGCTGTGCCCCATATTTGAG GACTTACTGCACCCAAGCACAGACTTGTACTGCCGCATCAGCCCCAGAGCTGACGGGGCTTcttagttcctctgggtcctgctcctccagggctgtggggaggggtcaaCCTGAGACCCAGAcactgggggtaggggagggggggTCTAGACCTGGAACCTGA